In Antechinus flavipes isolate AdamAnt ecotype Samford, QLD, Australia chromosome 6, AdamAnt_v2, whole genome shotgun sequence, the sequence GAGTTTTTGTTTCCAAGCTTGAATCTTCAATGGGCAAGCATTGTCAAGTGAGGATGAGTAattctcagacatttaatttACACTGaggtttctttatttattttaggaaacAAGGTGTGTTTCCCTTCCTGGTGAATGTCAGACAAAGAACCATGGCCTGCACGTCTTGGGACGGAAGCCTTCTCGCTGAACGGGAGACTAGTTGGATTTTAAGTGATTTAGGGCGCTGACTTTTCTTCACCTTCCAGCTGGAGGGGCTTTGAATTGAACCAACTGAAACGGTGAATCCAGAATGAACAATCAGAATTCAGAGGAGAAAGCACGAGAAGGCTCGCAGCTTTCCTTATTTCGAGGAGATAAATGTGGGAGTGAGTTGGCACTCGAAGCACCGTCGGCCTTCATTCACGCACGCTGGGACTCGGCTCCCCACCTCGGCACCCAGAACGCTCAGGAAGCCTGTTTGCACACGCTGGGGGCTGATGGGGAAAGGATTTCCTTAACCAGTTCATGTGCCAAAGTGCTTGCTGGGGATGAGGACATCTATCGGGAGGCACAGTCTCTGTCAGTGAAACGTGGCGAGGCTCCAGGGGGGCCCTGGGTGAGCGACAAGATGGGCCTGTTGGAGCCAGGATACCAGTATAACAGTGCCCAGCCTTGTGCTGCCCAAGCTCCGAGGGTTCAGCCCTCCGTGCCTGGAGAGTGGAGATACGACTGTGGAGATTCTAATGGGACGATGGGCCACACTTTAGTCAACCTGGAAGAAGGGTGGCAAATGAAGGGCGAGGGCCCAGGTACCCTGGAAATGCCCGATGCCCCGAGAAGCCTGCCCCAGCCTGGCCAGCCGACGGTGACCCCTGCCTTTTCTTCTGAGATCTGTGTGACGAACAAGAACTCGGCCAGTGGGGGCTCGGGGACCCCCGTGGGGACCGCTGCCCAGGAGCCTTCCGAGCTCTCCAACACCACGTACCTGGTTATATCGGACACGGCCATGCAGACGGACGCCCCTGCCGACGCGGAGAGCCCGTGCTCCTCAGAGAAGCTCCTTGGGGCTCTCACCAATGGTTTCCAACAGGAAATGGCCAAAGCAGAGGAGGTCCAAGCCCCGGAGCCAGGTTTGGAAGGTCCTAATGGTCCGTATACATCTCTAACGGAACAGGATTTTGGCTTATGTAAAGACCAACCAAACGGTGAGCCTGCTTTGCAGAGTTTGTGTACCCCATCAGAGGCTGAATGTCCTGTGGACAGACCGCCCTTCAGTGACCCCGCAGAACAGGGGCACCAGCCAGGAGACCCACTGAATGAGATGGCTTCTCCCGGCAGCAATCTAGGAATCATAAATCACCCTGTGGGAGCCCCAGGAGCAGGGGGTCCTTCTCCAGGCTGGGAAGCGGCTCCATCGCTTGGGTCAGGGTGGGAGATGGCAGACAGCGCTTCCAGCCCCAATGATGTTAGTTATCCCCCGTCAGCTGTCCTGGGGTGCCCCAACGAGACTTTTCCCATCTTGCTTCCTGATAAAGCAAAGGAGAAACATTCTGAGATAGAAAAAACCACCCTAGAGCTGGTCAAGCTCCCCAACAGGAAACTGGCCCCCATAAAGGCACTAAAGCCCATTCTCGGCAAAGTCCCGGGAAAACCAGCACCCAAGTCGGGGACAGCAGCAGGAAACGGCCTCcacaaaatggagaaaatcagCTTCCCCAGGCCGAACTTCAAGAATGTCAAAGCCAAAGTTATCTCTCGCACCGTGCTACAGCCCCGAGAGCCGGCGGCGGCAGCCACGGATCCCAGGCTGCCTCGTAGTCCCCCCACGGTGGAGTCTCCCTTGAAAAGCGCGCCAAGGAGAGCCGAGGACAAGGCCGCTGCCAAGGCAGAAGTCCTCCCGGGGAAGAGCCACAGGCAGCACCTCCTTAAGCTCATTGGCAGCCAGGTCATACATGTCACAACTCATTCCAAAAGCGCTTCCCACGAGACTCCGAGAGCAGCCCAGAAGCTGAGAGCATACCACGGAGGAGGCGTCCCCCGAGCCGGTCTGTCCAAGGCAGGGCTCCTGCCTGGGTCTGGGGCTAGAGCCATGGGGCCCCACAAGGGCGCAGACGCCCCAAATACGCCCGTGAAAACGGCAGAATCTACTCAGCAAGGGCCTCGAGCACCTGACTCTGATGGAGCTCACCCCGAGAGGCAGAAGAGTAAGGACAGAGGTGTGGAAGTGCCCCTGGGCACCCAGGAAGGGCAGGGAGAGCTGGGAATGGCTCCGCCGGCCTGCAGTCCTGCCCTGGTGAGTACTCTTTGGGTCTGGCTCAGAGGGGAGTGGGAGGAGGGAATCCGGGAAATGGCTCAAAAGTCACTGGAGGCAGAACCACAGTTGGGAAGATGGCTGGTTTCTAAATGGAGGGGAGttcagagagaggaccgtgggaaccGAGGGTGGCTCACAACAcggcattttcactttttgttgttgttggcttgcattttattttctttctcattttttttttctggtgtgatttgctttttcttatgcagcaagataattgtataaatatgtatgcatatatttctaacatgttaacatatattggactacttgccatcctagggcagggggtgggggaagggggaaaaattggaacacaaggttttgcaagggctaatgttgaagaaattaaaaaaagaagattataaaataaataaagtggagGGGGATTTGTGTTGAAGTTTCTAAAAATtctgtcagtcagtcagtaaaatGCTGGATGTAGAcccaggaagacccgagttcaaattctctgTCTCCCACCtactactagctatgtgattgtgGGCAATCCCCTAACCCACCCTCTcagggctcagttttctcatctttaaaatgggggtaGTAATATTAATACATACTAACCCACCCTCTcagggctcagttttctcatctttaaaatgggggtaGTAATATTAATACATACTAACCCACCCTCTcagggctcagttttctcatctttaaaatgggggtaGTACTATATATGTTTTTTGCAAACTTGGATGAGCTATAGCCATATAGGAGGTTGTTAAGGAAAACTGAGGGCTTTGTTCTTGCAGCTTTTGAGTTattcctctctgcctccctcctatAGACTGCTGAGCTTGACTGGTATTTCCATTTGGGCCCCAGAAGTGTGGGATTGTGGGACTGGAAGAGACCAATGGGCTCAGAGGAGATTCATCTGCTAGCACTCGGCACCCATTTATAGCTGTCTGCTTAAGTCTCACACTCAGTGGTGAGGGCAGGTAGAATTTGCTTGCAAATTGACATGAGCTGTACAAACATTCTGAAGGAAGTCTCTTCCCATGTGAGCTGGAGGGATTAGGTGAGGAGATCTTGTCTGAGACTGGGGGCTTTAGCCTCTGTATCATGATTTAAGCTCACATGTTTTGAGGGACTTCAAGAACATGAACAATAATCATAAGAGCAAGTCTTAATATATGTAACCacatcctggaaaatagataatatttttctccccattttacatttaaaactgaggtgaacagggtttaagtgacttgcccaggctcacatagctagtaaatgtctgaggtggaatttaaacttgtgtcttcctgactccaagttccaaacagaattttttatctttgagGATCCTCTCCAAAATTGCCTGTTTCCGTGTTTCTTCCAAGTCTCCTGTTTTGTCATATTTCCCCACTCCATTCTATCTTccatttttctaaagcacagctCGGACCATGTCACCTCTACCTCCCCAGTGCCTAAGCAACCTTCAGTGGGTCCCTATAGCCTTGCAAATACAGAAGATTCAGTTTGGCATTTGAAGTCTTTCATCACCtaccctctccttcctttctaatcttatatcTCACTTCCCGACATGTCCTCTCCCAACCAGGGCCTCCGACTTTCTGGATGTTCCCTGAATACAACCCTTTATCTCTCTAGCTATCCCTGAAGTccagaatgctttccctcctccacTCTGACTACTTACCTTTCTTTCTGTTCTACCTAAAGTCCCAACTGCTGTTGGAAGTCTTTCCCAACCCTTTCTGATTCTAGGGACTTCTCTCTGTTAATTGTCCCCGATTTATCTGCTCTGTAGCTTGCATATCCTAGTTGTTGCTCTGTTAGATGTGAGCTCCTTGACTTGGGGCCAGGACTATTCACAGTGATCAGCCatgcatacagtaagtgcttaataaatggagATTGAATTTCTGGttctggttcttttttgttttaaaggcCTTCACAAATTTATCATCCAAGTCTCATGTATTGCTCACGTTCCTTTATGGTCCATCCAAACTgaccttctctctgtttcttgccCACAACCTCCCATCTCGTCTCtatgcctttcccttctttgttccGCCCGCCTGGATTGCCCTCCTTGTTTACCTTTGCTTCATACCcttgcctccattttttttttttaaatcctcttcACCTAACAGACTGGTGACTTTTCTAAACACTTACCTGTTAGGATGATGACCTCTTAGTTTGGAGATTTCTGAGGTAGTCATAAGGTTACTTGAAGGGGAAAACTTTGGAGAAACTCAGCGAGGTGGAAGATGAGCCTTGATCCTCAGTATATTCTGCCTTAGGTTCTGCCAAGATAAAAGGGCTTCAGCTGTGGGCTGGCAGCAGAATGGCCATCTGGGTTAACAGCATTTGAGTGCATCAGGAGTTCATCCAGGGAGCAGACCCAGCGATTGGTCGCTAACGGGTGGATGTCAGCTTTATGGGAGGTCTCTGGTGGAGACTGTCAGCCTTGTGCTGCTTAACACTTTGATCAGTGATTTGAATGAAGGCAAAGATGGATTTGCTAATCAGATTTGCTAATCAAATTTGCTAATGACACAAACCTGGGAAGGATTATGAACCTGTTAGCTATGGGAAGCAAAATCTCAAAAGACGTCAGCTGCCTACGATGATGGattaaatctaataagatgaaatttgataaagataaatataaaatcctaaatttgcatttaaaaaatcaactgcAGGATGGGGCCGGATATGGCCAGAGAACAGTATCTGGGAATCTGTGGGGACTGTTGGTCCTACATATAGCAGCTATACAAGGGAAAAAGTGCAAGTATTTGGCCATTAAGCGTGCCATGGAGTGAATAgtgtatcagccctgaagtcaggaggacctgagttcaaatctggtctcagacacttaacactttttagctgtgtgatcctgggaaagtcacttaacctcaattgcctcaggaaaaaaaaaagagtgccaTGGAATATTGGTTCCATTCACTGACCTGTGATTCATTCAAACTCTAGTGGAAGTTATGTTCAGATCCAGATTGATTTTAGGAATGATGCTGACAACCTTGAAAGTGTCTAGAGGACAAAGGGTGGCCAGTATGGTAAGGAGTCTAACGACTAGGCTATAATGAGAGTTAGTTGAAAGGAGATGGGGGGCTGTTATCTTTTTAAGTATGGAAAGATCTATCCCTGAAAGAAGAATTAACTGTTCTGCTTGGATGGGAGGCTTTGTCATTCAGGGGTTTGTGAGGGAGACCTTATGTGTAAGAGAAGTTTAAGCAGTTTTatgaaggggagagggggaatgcCATCATTTGGTGGCCGTACAAAGAATGGATATCCAGAAACCTGGGATTGGTAAGGTCCTGAATATGAAGTGGGAAGATCTCATTCTTTGACTACTGATgcttctccccatctctcctcaGTCAGCATTTACTATGTGAAATTTATTTCCAGACTTGAGAAATGATCCacctttcttttccatcttttcaaGTATCTCAACTGAAACTATTTTCTCTTGGGAGACTGGAAATGACTGCTGCTTAGCTTGAGGCTGGATGGTGGGGGCCAAGCCCTTTCTCTCATTGCATTCTTATCTCAGCCTGAGTCATTATTGCTGGGTACACTGGGAGACACTTGGGTTAAACTTGAGTAGGAGATCCAGGACTTGTCTGAGCCTTCTTGAGGAACATTAAGTGTTCATACTGAGTccagctttttcatttttcaaatgaggaaccTTGAGTCACAAAGCAATTAAGTGACACAGCTGATTTcccataactagtaaatgtcattATGCCCCCTCATCTGATCAAGCCCTAGAGGTGTTTATGTTGGACAGTAAGACAGATTCAGAACATGACATTTGGACTATTCCTTTAATTGGGGCAACATCTGTTAGTTGCAGGAGGAGGCAGTGGCTagattctttgttttaaatagaaaacCCAAATTTCCATTTATGAGATGGTTTGgctgttttttttggtttttttttttttttttgtttttccccaacaGAAGAGCTCCATTAGTTTCCTGGTTCTCCCCCTAGAATATTAAAGGCTAAATTGGCCCTCCCTTTGAAGAGAAGTGTTGGCTGTCAGGGAGTTTGGGATCAGTTGCTTCTGGATCAGCTACCTGCAGCCTTGCCCATTATGTGTTGTTGGTCAGCCTGGCAGAGCCATTGCTGTAGAAGCTCTTCCCAGAGCCCATGGCCACAAGCCACTACCTATCCCCTCCTCTAGTATTTCTCCCAGAGGGTTCCAGGTTGTGATTGAGGGCAGCAAAGCAGCTTTACCCTTTAGAGCTAATGGTCCCTGCCATTGTCTCCTGGGACTGAGAGGTGAAGAGGACCTGTGATATTGCCTTGTCCTAACTTTCAAGTTTCTCAATTGGAGGAAACTGAGTTTGGGAGAACCTCAGTGATTTCTCCAAGGCTTCAAGTAATAATTAGGGACGAGATGTGGATACAGAGTCCCTGACCCCTATTTTCAGCCAAATTTTTACTTTTAGGTTTTTACTACTAAGAAACAAAGTAAGATCAGCCCAGTTATGGAGagtaaacattttctcttttcccacagGCTTCCCCACGGAAATTGCCACCTGTGATAGACAAGAATGGGTCTAAGCACGATCCCTTGGGACTGAGTAAAATACCTGTTCCCAAAATGAAAGTGTGGCCTTCAGTTTCCTGTAGGAGGCGAGGCACAGAGCCCAGGAATTTCTACCCTGAGCAAGCTTTATCCTCCCAGAGAGCCAAGCGTGTGTCCACTTCTGGTAAGAATCGGTACCCCTGGGTGTCTGGGGCCATTGGTGACATGAGGTGGCTCTGTGTCCAGTCTCTGCTGTTCTTCTGGCAAACCTGGGAAATGCCAGCCAAGTGCTTTCTCTATTTTGGGCTACTACCAGGGACCTTGTCCATCTCTCTCCCCTGTCACAGCCCCCCTCTAATTTCTTGTCTTAGTGTCTCTGTGAGAACTGAGTGGTTAAATCTTGTGACCGGGTTGCATAGCCAAAATGTATCAGggggacttgaacccagggcttCATGACTTCAAAGCCAGCCCTTATCTATGGCTCCATATGGCCTCTCAAAAGCAAAAGTTTAGGGCTGATGATCTGTCCCAGGTTCTTGGCTATTTCCTGGGATGTAGCCCTTTTGTATAGCCTTCTGGGGTATGAATCAATGCCCAGGAAGACCTTGCCTTTTGGACCTACTCGTTGGGGTACAACCCCTGGTTCTAGAATTCTGATTTAGGTTTCAAATTAAAGATCTCTGAGGGCAGGTTCTGGAAACCACCTGCTTGGGGCCTGCCTGCCTCCCTTCTATATTGCTTTAATATTAAAAGTCCAAGTAAGAAATGGGCAATGTTTGCAGAATAGCAGGTAGACTGCCTGAAGCTATGCAGTATCCAGCTTGACTActcttctccattttatataaACAGTAACTGAGGTCCTAAAGACAAGGAGAGACAGGGGTTAGTAGAAGGGGTTGCCCCCTTGGCAATTTCCAGCTGAGCATGCTGGTAAGAAGCCTTTTCAGAAGTTACCAGAGAACTTCTCCATTCGAGAGGGTTTTAGCTCTTCCCCATAGTAAGGTTTATAAGGGCAACCAATTTCACCTGTAGGATGCCTCTCAGCCTATTTATCAGCATGATACTGTGTTCATTCTAATCAGAGATCCAGAGCAATCCAGGGCTATCTTTGTATATTCCTTATGAATAGCTATAGTCATGACATCGCTTATTAATTAACCAACTAATTTAAAGTCTTTGCAccagtttattatatatttaataaatttggaaaaaattctcttttcccaTAAACATTAGAAAGCATATTTATCTATATAGCAAAACTCCTAATCGCCTGTGATCAATTTGACATTAAATTCATTAACTATATAATGTATTGACAGTGCAATCAATAGTAACACAAAGATGTAAactatttacattattttagttACAGATAGAATATTAAAGCCACTATTGCCTCTAGCTATCACTGCAAATGACTTCATCTTTCACTTCACTCAAAATACTAAAGACTTTTTTTCAAGAATCTTCTTTGTAAGATAAAGATTGGTGGTAgaacagcagccctgaagtcaggaggacctaagttctgGTTTCATCAGGAAataatatctatcttttttttctacaCCCCTGAAACCAGCCTCCAGTGAATCCCTAGAATCTTCCTTCTGAACTTCACTGACTTCAGGCAGTATTTCCTAAATCCTCACctaggaggggcagctaggtggtatagaggatagaacaccagccctgaatcaggaggacatgagttcaaatccaacctaagatacttaccagctgtgtgactctgtgcaagacctattgcctttaaaaaaatcaccaggATGGTTTTAGTCAGGACCTTTGCCAGAATGGAGAGAGGCTTggtcactagaattaagaaagcaGGGTCAGCCAAGTGTCCAGTGGGCACATACAAGAGGGCTTCTGTGGTGGGAAATGGAAACCCAATGGGCATCAGTTGGGTggccctcttccttcccttcccccttcctcatttatcttcttcctcatcctccccttctccaccccctcctccctcttcttgaGGAAGCTCCAAGGGAAGCAGCAGGAATTCCGCCATCAGATTCTTCACTTTCTATCAATTCCTTCATGGGACGGAACTGGACACCAGCCCTTGAGCAGCTCGGCTTCTGTATACAAGGGCTGGCTTCTCTGTCCAGAGGAGAGAATGGGGAGGAGCCTGAGGGCCCTTTCAAAGGCCTGTTCGAAATCTGGTTTGTGTCTTGTGATAGatgcctttaaaaatgtttatggcaccTTCGTGCTCGCCTCCATCCCTTTCAGAGATAGCGCCACAGGAAATGCTTCAGTTAGCTCTGCAGAAGCATGGccgtgtgtttatgtgtgtgtttggggggaaggagtgttgcatttttgtttctggAAGCCTCATTTAATTGTTTACAGGCCTAGTACCCAAGGTTTCTGTCAGGGGAAGAGTGACTCCCATGAAGCTTCACTCAGAGTGACAGACATTGTAGAGTAGTCGATAGGTATTTGGTCTCAGATctaggaggatctgaattcaaatccagcctccgacactatgtgatcctgggcaagttacttaatccttcttctgtttccttatctgaaaagtgAGGGAGGGGTTGAACTCAGTGGCCTCCAAGTTTATTTCTATGATCTGATGGTCCTCCCAAGTGTATGTCCTGGCTCCAGGAGGGATGATGAGGGGTGATTTATATCTTTAATGTTTTCCTTCAAGGCTAGGAACCTCAGGAGGGCCCATCGGTCTGGTCTCCATGCTGCAGGGTCCAGTTCTGTGGCTTGCAGGTGGGGATCCTGTATCAGTGATGATTTTTATAGGCtcttttaattcataaaatgatCAGCTGTAGTAATGAGCCAGGTCTGACCATAAGCCAAATCCtctcccttctctgggcctcagcacCTGCCTCCATAAAATGGGACTCTACAGCATTAATTCTAACATGACTTGCCTCACTGGATTGTGAGGAGAGCACTTTAGAAATGTGTAAAACACTATATATGtaagagggtgtgtgtgtgtgtatgtgtgtgtgtgtgtgtgtgtgtgtgtgtgtgcagggaAGGGTTTGacatatttagagagagagaagccTGGGTGGAGGCTGAAGGAACACTCAGCATGGATGATGGTCAGGTGGCCCTTAGACATGAGTCCAGCTTTAAGCTTCTTTTAAGCCTCTGTGGGAGGCTCTGAGAAATTGGGGAAGTTGAGTGTTTGTGTAACAATCAATTGGCCAGGATTCATTGACTGATCTGCAGCTAAGTGCTGGGCCTAGAGgcagaaagacctaagtttaagTCCAGTCTCAaatgtgtgtgaccctggacaagtcacaccaactgtctgcctcagtt encodes:
- the MTUS1 gene encoding microtubule-associated tumor suppressor 1 isoform X2, whose amino-acid sequence is MNNQNSEEKAREGSQLSLFRGDKCGSELALEAPSAFIHARWDSAPHLGTQNAQEACLHTLGADGERISLTSSCAKVLAGDEDIYREAQSLSVKRGEAPGGPWVSDKMGLLEPGYQYNSAQPCAAQAPRVQPSVPGEWRYDCGDSNGTMGHTLVNLEEGWQMKGEGPGTLEMPDAPRSLPQPGQPTVTPAFSSEICVTNKNSASGGSGTPVGTAAQEPSELSNTTYLVISDTAMQTDAPADAESPCSSEKLLGALTNGFQQEMAKAEEVQAPEPGLEGPNGPYTSLTEQDFGLCKDQPNGEPALQSLCTPSEAECPVDRPPFSDPAEQGHQPGDPLNEMASPGSNLGIINHPVGAPGAGGPSPGWEAAPSLGSGWEMADSASSPNDVSYPPSAVLGCPNETFPILLPDKAKEKHSEIEKTTLELVKLPNRKLAPIKALKPILGKVPGKPAPKSGTAAGNGLHKMEKISFPRPNFKNVKAKVISRTVLQPREPAAAATDPRLPRSPPTVESPLKSAPRRAEDKAAAKAEVLPGKSHRQHLLKLIGSQVIHVTTHSKSASHETPRAAQKLRAYHGGGVPRAGLSKAGLLPGSGARAMGPHKGADAPNTPVKTAESTQQGPRAPDSDGAHPERQKSKDRGVEVPLGTQEGQGELGMAPPACSPALASPRKLPPVIDKNGSKHDPLGLSKIPVPKMKVWPSVSCRRRGTEPRNFYPEQALSSQRAKRVSTSGASRKSVSPSLVAVLSTVEKSKQRHPRTSCNQSQSSPDPLSTEKALGLASYRAKCEHQGKVILHLKQLLVGGNHKLEALAVVIQHLLSEREEALKHHEALSQELVSLRGELVTASAACEKLEKARNELQTACQAFVDKLNQQHQADLVELESQLKEHYTGECERLQSVCMQEVQKYQAQLQSQVDDLNAAHEAFKLEIESSHSEQVDLLKKAYEASLTASLQDPPHNVIIH
- the MTUS1 gene encoding microtubule-associated tumor suppressor 1 isoform X1 — translated: MNNQNSEEKAREGSQLSLFRGDKCGSELALEAPSAFIHARWDSAPHLGTQNAQEACLHTLGADGERISLTSSCAKVLAGDEDIYREAQSLSVKRGEAPGGPWVSDKMGLLEPGYQYNSAQPCAAQAPRVQPSVPGEWRYDCGDSNGTMGHTLVNLEEGWQMKGEGPGTLEMPDAPRSLPQPGQPTVTPAFSSEICVTNKNSASGGSGTPVGTAAQEPSELSNTTYLVISDTAMQTDAPADAESPCSSEKLLGALTNGFQQEMAKAEEVQAPEPGLEGPNGPYTSLTEQDFGLCKDQPNGEPALQSLCTPSEAECPVDRPPFSDPAEQGHQPGDPLNEMASPGSNLGIINHPVGAPGAGGPSPGWEAAPSLGSGWEMADSASSPNDVSYPPSAVLGCPNETFPILLPDKAKEKHSEIEKTTLELVKLPNRKLAPIKALKPILGKVPGKPAPKSGTAAGNGLHKMEKISFPRPNFKNVKAKVISRTVLQPREPAAAATDPRLPRSPPTVESPLKSAPRRAEDKAAAKAEVLPGKSHRQHLLKLIGSQVIHVTTHSKSASHETPRAAQKLRAYHGGGVPRAGLSKAGLLPGSGARAMGPHKGADAPNTPVKTAESTQQGPRAPDSDGAHPERQKSKDRGVEVPLGTQEGQGELGMAPPACSPALASPRKLPPVIDKNGSKHDPLGLSKIPVPKMKVWPSVSCRRRGTEPRNFYPEQALSSQRAKRVSTSGASRKSVSPSLVAVLSTVEKSKQRHPRTSCNQSQSSPDPLSTEKALGLASYRAKCEHQGKVILHLKQLLVGGNHKLEALAVVIQHLLSEREEALKHHEALSQELVSLRGELVTASAACEKLEKARNELQTACQAFVDKLNQQHQADLVELESQLKEHYTGECERLQSVCMQEVQKYQAQLQSQVDDLNAAHEAFKLEIESSHSEQVDLLKKAYEASLTEIKECHDLEKKSLEELLSEKHESLEKEIHDLKSKNDALNEKLKLEEQKAASREKANLKNPQIMYLERELESLKAVLEIKNEKLHQQDVKLLKMEKLVDNNTTLVDKLKRVQQENEDLKARMDKHMAISRQLSTEQAVLQESLEKESKVNKRLSMENEELLWKLHNGDLCSPKKSPPSAVLPFSSPRNSASFPSPTGSPR